One window of the Runella slithyformis DSM 19594 genome contains the following:
- a CDS encoding sialate O-acetylesterase has protein sequence MKHLFIYVFLLFSLKAMAQNPDFKGKKLHLYLLVGQSNMAGRGEVTEADRTPHPRIWMLNKESQWVPAVAPMHFDKPFAGVGPGFEFAKIMAEADTTVMIGLIPAAAGGSPIDVWQTGGYHDQTKSYPYDDAIRRTKAALPAGTLKGILWHQGEGDSKPELVGSYTQKLESLIGRFRKELSARNVPFVVGTLGDFFAANNPEAKNINDQLRNLPQKVKRTACAEATGLTDKGDKTHFDTPSARELGRRYAEAFKKIAR, from the coding sequence ATGAAACACTTATTCATCTATGTTTTCCTCCTTTTCTCTTTGAAAGCAATGGCTCAAAACCCCGATTTTAAGGGCAAAAAGCTTCATCTGTACCTGTTGGTGGGGCAATCTAATATGGCAGGACGCGGTGAAGTGACTGAGGCAGATCGCACACCGCACCCACGTATATGGATGCTCAACAAAGAAAGTCAATGGGTGCCGGCCGTGGCTCCCATGCACTTTGACAAACCGTTTGCGGGCGTCGGGCCGGGATTTGAATTTGCCAAAATCATGGCCGAGGCCGATACAACGGTCATGATCGGTCTGATACCCGCCGCGGCCGGCGGCTCCCCGATTGATGTTTGGCAAACGGGCGGCTACCACGACCAAACCAAAAGCTACCCTTACGATGATGCCATTCGACGGACGAAAGCCGCCCTGCCGGCAGGTACGTTAAAAGGCATTTTGTGGCATCAGGGCGAAGGCGACAGTAAACCTGAATTGGTGGGAAGTTATACCCAAAAACTGGAATCACTGATCGGGCGTTTTCGGAAGGAGTTATCAGCGCGTAATGTGCCGTTCGTCGTGGGTACGTTGGGTGATTTTTTTGCGGCCAATAATCCGGAAGCAAAAAACATCAATGACCAACTCCGCAATCTTCCCCAAAAAGTGAAGCGAACGGCATGCGCGGAAGCAACAGGTCTGACCGACAAAGGCGATAAAACCCACTTCGACACTCCTTCTGCCCGAGAATTGGGTCGCCGCTATGCCGAAGCTTTTAAGAAAATAGCACGCTGA
- a CDS encoding dihydrodipicolinate synthase family protein translates to MKPNWTGVYPAVTTKFFEDETLDFATFTHNIDEQIKAGVHGIIVCGSLGENSTLTYTEKLELLTAARDVINERVPLIICIAENSTKMAVSFAKEAAEAGADGFMLLPPMRYPADDREILHYMHTVADATELPVMVYNNPLAYKNFVSIPMFKDLAQNAHFESMKESTGDIRYMTDIINELGGRFKILSGVDDLALESLLMGADGWVAGLVDAFPRETVVIYELAKQGRLAEAREIYRWFFPLLHLDVSNKFVQNIKLAEVATGLGTEYVRQPRLPLIGEERERVLKVINDALAKRPVLPQI, encoded by the coding sequence ATGAAACCCAATTGGACAGGCGTTTATCCCGCCGTAACGACAAAATTTTTTGAAGACGAAACCCTTGATTTCGCCACCTTCACCCATAACATCGACGAGCAGATCAAGGCCGGCGTACACGGCATCATTGTTTGCGGCTCGTTGGGTGAAAACAGCACTTTGACCTATACGGAAAAACTCGAACTGCTGACGGCCGCCCGCGATGTCATCAATGAGCGGGTGCCGCTGATCATCTGTATTGCCGAAAACAGTACCAAAATGGCGGTCAGTTTTGCCAAAGAAGCTGCTGAAGCGGGTGCCGATGGATTTATGCTGTTGCCGCCGATGCGCTATCCTGCTGACGACCGCGAAATCCTGCACTACATGCACACCGTCGCTGATGCCACGGAACTGCCCGTGATGGTGTATAATAACCCATTGGCATACAAGAACTTTGTGAGTATTCCGATGTTCAAAGATTTGGCCCAAAATGCCCACTTTGAATCCATGAAAGAATCGACGGGAGATATTCGTTACATGACCGATATTATCAACGAATTGGGGGGACGTTTTAAGATCCTTTCCGGCGTGGATGATTTGGCTCTGGAAAGCCTGCTCATGGGCGCCGATGGCTGGGTGGCCGGATTGGTGGATGCCTTCCCGCGTGAAACGGTCGTGATCTACGAATTGGCCAAACAAGGGCGTTTGGCAGAAGCCCGCGAAATTTATCGTTGGTTTTTCCCGTTGCTGCACTTGGACGTTTCCAACAAGTTTGTCCAAAACATCAAACTGGCCGAAGTTGCGACGGGCTTAGGAACGGAGTACGTGCGTCAGCCGCGCCTGCCCCTGATCGGCGAAGAACGTGAGCGTGTGTTGAAAGTCATCAACGACGCATTGGCGAAACGGCCCGTTTTGCCTCAGATATAA
- a CDS encoding gluconate 2-dehydrogenase subunit 3 family protein produces MNRREVLKNAALATGGFMAWPTWAEAWNLSHVRQENTFLSDEQASVLASMVDTIIPTTDTPGAKDLEVPAFVQKMLADCYEKEIQENVRKGLEKTDAIAKDSYLRAFSNCNSLQRKDVLNKIVLSSDQPLKDCFALIKSLTVMGFTTSEYVQTKFLNYNPVPGHYYGCVPV; encoded by the coding sequence ATGAATCGACGGGAAGTTCTTAAAAATGCCGCATTAGCCACGGGTGGTTTTATGGCGTGGCCGACTTGGGCCGAAGCCTGGAATCTGAGCCATGTCCGCCAAGAGAACACTTTCTTATCGGACGAACAGGCGTCAGTATTAGCGTCAATGGTCGACACTATTATTCCCACCACCGATACACCCGGTGCCAAAGACCTGGAAGTACCTGCCTTTGTTCAAAAGATGTTGGCAGACTGTTACGAAAAAGAGATTCAGGAAAATGTCAGGAAAGGATTGGAAAAGACCGACGCCATCGCCAAAGACAGTTACCTCAGAGCATTCAGCAACTGTAATTCCCTTCAGCGCAAAGACGTTCTGAATAAAATAGTACTGTCTTCCGATCAACCGTTGAAAGACTGTTTCGCACTCATCAAGTCGCTGACGGTCATGGGCTTTACCACCTCCGAATACGTACAGACAAAGTTCCTGAACTACAATCCTGTGCCGGGGCATTATTATGGGTGTGTGCCGGTTTAG
- a CDS encoding sugar phosphate isomerase/epimerase family protein gives MKKTTILLSLALLLVSTVNEVVAQKGKLYTFPIGMQAYTYRASFPKNVAATLDTLKMLGITELEGGAAKGTTPEEFRKMCEERGISIPATGGGYEQLVKDPLAAAKTAKALGAKYLMCAWIPHKVKGGFTFEEAKKAVEDFNMIGKVLKENGITFCYHNHGYEFQPYEGGTLFDYIVKNTNPEYVSFEIDILWAFHGGAEPVALMKKYGKRFKLVHLKDLRKGVKGDLTGGTPLINDVVLGTGQVDVAGVIREAKKIGIKHYFIEDESPTWYEQVPKSIAYLKSL, from the coding sequence ATGAAAAAAACAACCATTTTATTAAGCCTCGCCCTCCTGCTTGTGAGTACCGTCAACGAAGTTGTTGCCCAAAAAGGCAAATTATACACGTTTCCCATCGGTATGCAGGCGTATACCTACCGCGCCAGTTTCCCTAAAAACGTGGCCGCAACCCTGGACACCCTCAAAATGCTGGGGATAACCGAACTAGAAGGCGGTGCCGCCAAAGGCACCACACCCGAAGAATTCCGAAAAATGTGCGAAGAGCGGGGCATCAGTATCCCTGCTACGGGCGGTGGGTACGAACAACTGGTCAAAGACCCGCTCGCCGCCGCCAAAACCGCCAAGGCATTGGGAGCCAAGTACCTTATGTGCGCCTGGATTCCGCACAAAGTCAAAGGCGGTTTTACGTTTGAGGAAGCCAAAAAGGCCGTGGAAGATTTTAACATGATCGGTAAAGTGCTGAAAGAAAACGGCATCACTTTCTGCTACCACAACCACGGCTACGAGTTCCAACCCTACGAAGGCGGCACCCTGTTTGACTACATTGTCAAAAACACCAATCCCGAATACGTTTCCTTCGAAATTGACATTCTTTGGGCGTTCCACGGAGGTGCGGAACCGGTTGCCCTGATGAAAAAATACGGCAAGCGCTTCAAACTCGTTCACCTCAAAGACCTCAGAAAAGGCGTCAAAGGCGATTTGACGGGCGGCACACCGTTGATAAACGATGTAGTCTTAGGCACAGGTCAGGTGGACGTAGCGGGTGTGATCAGAGAAGCTAAGAAAATCGGTATCAAGCATTATTTCATCGAAGACGAAAGCCCTACTTGGTATGAGCAAGTGCCTAAAAGCATCGCTTATTTGAAGAGTTTGTAG
- a CDS encoding phosphatase domain-containing protein codes for MKKVILLRGLPASGKSTLARQMLDENRGTYKRLNKDELRAMLDNSEHSTHNEKFVEHVRDLMLIEALRDGKHVIIDDTNLSDRPVERIRQVVQKYCKDTGEQVKIEIREMSTTLEESLARDEVREKKVGRDVIMRMYKTHVLGDERGPHYQPQDTSLPPAILCDLDGTLAILRRNPYDSMACERDDLNEPIAQIIKNYHTLGVKIILMSGREEKSRMPTTNWLKYNNIPYDALYMRTTGDMRKDAVIKKELFEAHVKGQYYVQFVLDDRNQVVDLWRLELGLPCLQVNYGDF; via the coding sequence ATGAAAAAAGTAATCTTACTGCGCGGCCTGCCCGCCAGCGGAAAATCGACCCTTGCCCGGCAGATGCTGGACGAGAACAGGGGCACCTACAAACGGCTGAACAAAGACGAGCTCCGCGCCATGCTCGACAACAGTGAGCATTCCACCCACAACGAAAAATTTGTAGAGCATGTTCGGGATCTGATGTTGATCGAAGCCCTGCGCGATGGAAAACACGTCATCATTGATGATACTAACTTATCAGACCGTCCCGTCGAGCGTATTCGTCAAGTAGTACAGAAATATTGTAAAGACACGGGAGAACAGGTAAAAATTGAGATTCGGGAAATGAGTACTACGTTGGAGGAAAGTCTGGCGCGGGATGAAGTGCGCGAAAAAAAAGTGGGCCGCGATGTCATCATGCGCATGTACAAGACCCACGTGCTGGGCGATGAACGCGGACCGCATTATCAGCCGCAGGACACATCACTGCCACCGGCTATCCTGTGCGATTTGGACGGTACGTTGGCTATTTTACGCCGCAATCCCTACGATAGTATGGCCTGCGAACGTGATGATCTCAACGAGCCTATCGCCCAAATCATTAAGAATTACCATACCTTAGGCGTAAAGATCATTCTGATGTCGGGACGGGAAGAAAAATCACGGATGCCGACAACAAACTGGCTGAAATACAATAACATTCCGTACGACGCGCTGTACATGCGTACCACGGGTGATATGCGTAAGGACGCCGTTATCAAAAAAGAATTGTTTGAAGCGCACGTCAAAGGACAGTATTACGTACAATTTGTACTGGATGACCGCAACCAAGTCGTGGATCTGTGGCGTTTGGAATTGGGTTTGCCCTGTTTGCAGGTGAATTACGGGGATTTTTAA
- a CDS encoding AraC family transcriptional regulator, translating to MKALLFRVPTVDDRSFRVQVDNDKHFYQRLHFHPEFQLTLIKEGTGTLVVGDRIERFQPYDLLLLGANVPHVMLNDAEYFEPDSPRQVSAYSFFFKESILGDIFINSPELVHISALLREASHGVRVRFSGPTLLTEKLEKINELRPFDQLLLLLSALDTMTLLPECERLSGTSYKNPHKPVDHQRLENVFNFILTHYANVITLDDIADVANLTPHAFCRFLRTHTRKTFSQLLNEVRIEHACRLLKDSTQSVSQIAFACGYSNLSNFNRQFKQVTGMTPREYIKKAN from the coding sequence ATGAAAGCATTGCTTTTTCGGGTTCCGACGGTAGACGACCGTTCATTTCGGGTTCAGGTTGATAATGATAAACACTTTTATCAACGTCTTCATTTTCATCCTGAATTTCAACTGACCCTTATCAAAGAAGGTACCGGAACACTGGTGGTAGGCGACCGCATTGAGCGCTTCCAACCGTATGACCTCTTATTATTGGGGGCCAATGTACCGCATGTCATGCTCAATGATGCGGAGTATTTTGAGCCCGATTCCCCGCGGCAGGTGTCAGCCTATTCTTTTTTTTTTAAAGAATCCATCCTGGGAGATATTTTTATAAACTCACCCGAGCTGGTGCATATTTCGGCATTGTTGCGAGAAGCTTCCCATGGAGTACGGGTTCGATTTTCAGGCCCTACCCTGCTGACGGAGAAACTGGAAAAAATCAACGAACTGCGCCCTTTTGACCAATTATTGCTCCTCCTGAGTGCCCTTGATACCATGACTTTACTGCCGGAGTGCGAACGACTGTCGGGTACATCCTATAAAAACCCCCACAAACCCGTTGACCACCAGCGGCTGGAGAATGTGTTCAATTTTATTCTTACCCATTATGCCAACGTAATCACCCTTGACGATATCGCTGATGTAGCCAATCTGACCCCTCATGCGTTCTGTCGATTTTTACGCACCCATACCCGTAAAACCTTCTCTCAACTGCTGAATGAGGTTCGCATTGAACACGCCTGTCGGTTGCTGAAAGACTCGACGCAGAGTGTCAGTCAGATTGCGTTTGCCTGCGGGTATTCCAATTTATCCAACTTCAACCGTCAGTTCAAGCAGGTAACGGGCATGACTCCGCGCGAATACATAAAGAAAGCCAATTAA
- a CDS encoding sulfatase-like hydrolase/transferase, whose product MNRNLFLLLCSLLYSSLHAQSSKPNILFLFADDLRADALGCYGNPYVQTPNLDQLARNGTIFTEAHILGGNHGAVCAPSRAMLMSGKGFFRVLDKLNGVTTWPMLMRQNGYSTFMTGKWHNEPAAVGASFMEAKNVMLGGMADHYQTPMSDLKPDGTFTEPVKKGFSTDHFAETAIQFLDKQTANKPFVTYVAFTAPHDPRSPLPEYLKRYGTVPLPPNFMPIHPFNFGSDMTVRDEMLAGYPRTTDVIKSQLTEYYAMITHLDEAIGKILAKLKEKGLDKNTIIVFAADNGLAMGSHGLLGKQNLYEHSMRVPLIMSGKGIPQHQKSDAFVYLFDLFPTFCKMLNIKAPTDLEGKDLSGIIHGKMPSVREQVFTAYTFSQRAIRDRRWKLIRYPKVDFTQLFDLQTDPHELNNLAQKPEYAARVKTMMENLKKHQQQYGDTFPLTASEISSQVFDYKNVVRKPDQWQPKEVLEKYFKD is encoded by the coding sequence ATGAATAGAAACCTCTTTTTATTGCTTTGTTCACTGCTGTATTCATCCCTCCACGCTCAATCTTCCAAACCCAATATTCTCTTTCTCTTTGCCGATGATCTTCGCGCCGACGCGTTGGGCTGTTACGGAAATCCCTATGTCCAAACGCCCAACCTCGATCAATTGGCCCGCAACGGCACAATATTTACGGAAGCCCATATTTTAGGCGGAAATCACGGAGCCGTTTGTGCGCCGAGTCGGGCGATGCTGATGAGCGGGAAAGGCTTTTTCAGGGTGTTGGATAAACTCAACGGCGTCACGACCTGGCCCATGCTGATGCGTCAAAACGGCTATTCTACCTTCATGACGGGCAAATGGCATAACGAACCCGCAGCCGTGGGGGCAAGTTTTATGGAAGCTAAAAATGTGATGCTCGGCGGCATGGCCGATCATTATCAAACGCCCATGAGCGACTTAAAACCTGACGGGACATTTACCGAACCCGTCAAAAAAGGCTTTTCTACCGATCATTTTGCCGAAACCGCCATTCAATTTTTAGATAAACAAACGGCCAATAAACCTTTTGTGACGTATGTAGCCTTCACGGCTCCGCACGACCCGCGTTCACCCTTACCTGAATATCTCAAACGCTACGGCACCGTGCCGCTGCCGCCTAATTTTATGCCCATTCATCCCTTCAACTTTGGCAGCGATATGACCGTGCGCGACGAAATGCTGGCGGGGTATCCACGTACCACCGACGTCATCAAATCACAATTGACGGAGTATTACGCCATGATTACGCATTTGGACGAGGCCATCGGTAAGATTTTAGCGAAGTTGAAGGAAAAAGGATTGGACAAAAACACGATCATCGTTTTTGCAGCCGACAATGGCTTGGCAATGGGTAGTCATGGGTTGTTGGGGAAACAAAATCTCTACGAACACAGCATGAGAGTCCCGCTGATCATGAGCGGAAAAGGCATTCCCCAACATCAAAAAAGTGATGCTTTTGTGTACCTGTTCGATTTATTTCCGACCTTTTGCAAAATGCTTAATATCAAAGCTCCCACAGATTTGGAAGGCAAAGACTTGTCAGGTATCATTCATGGAAAAATGCCATCGGTGCGTGAGCAGGTGTTTACGGCCTATACTTTCTCCCAACGCGCCATCCGCGACCGTCGCTGGAAACTGATTCGATACCCCAAAGTGGATTTTACCCAACTCTTTGATTTACAAACCGACCCGCACGAATTGAATAATCTGGCTCAAAAACCCGAATATGCGGCCAGGGTTAAAACAATGATGGAAAACCTCAAAAAACATCAGCAACAATACGGAGATACCTTTCCATTGACGGCTTCGGAGATTTCATCACAAGTATTTGATTACAAAAACGTTGTACGTAAGCCCGATCAATGGCAACCTAAAGAAGTTCTGGAAAAATATTTTAAAGATTAA
- a CDS encoding endonuclease/exonuclease/phosphatase family protein gives MRAFSYLFLWMLGWFVGGSAYAQKPKPTPVTLKVMTFNIHHGENTLGKTNLTRVVELIKKHKPDLVALQEIDSGAVRSGKLNQMRILSLLSGYEEAFGKTIDFQGGKYGLGILSAHPIEAVQRLKLPNPDSTEPRLLMCALIELPNNKYVRFCTTHLDHRSPLNRGLQAAVINENLQNSLYPVIVGGDFNATAEDHTLEAMTKYWNDAGANTPWATYPGTGKRIDYFWTHKESTFKVLDYVVLYEPTTSDHQPVIVTYSFEK, from the coding sequence GTGCGCGCTTTCAGCTACTTATTTCTGTGGATGTTGGGTTGGTTCGTGGGTGGTAGTGCCTACGCTCAAAAGCCTAAACCCACGCCTGTCACATTAAAAGTGATGACCTTTAATATTCATCACGGCGAAAATACCCTGGGCAAAACCAACCTGACCCGAGTAGTCGAACTCATCAAAAAACACAAGCCCGATCTGGTCGCTTTGCAGGAAATCGACAGCGGTGCCGTGCGCTCCGGCAAATTAAACCAGATGCGCATCCTGTCGCTTTTGTCAGGATATGAGGAAGCATTTGGCAAAACCATCGACTTTCAGGGCGGCAAATACGGCTTGGGCATTTTATCGGCTCACCCAATTGAGGCCGTACAGCGGCTCAAACTCCCCAATCCGGACTCCACCGAGCCGCGCCTGCTTATGTGTGCATTGATTGAATTACCCAACAACAAATACGTGCGCTTTTGCACCACACATTTAGATCATCGCTCACCGCTCAATCGGGGTCTGCAGGCGGCGGTTATCAACGAGAATTTACAAAACAGTCTCTATCCCGTCATCGTAGGCGGAGATTTCAATGCCACGGCTGAAGACCATACCCTCGAAGCAATGACCAAATACTGGAACGACGCAGGCGCAAATACCCCATGGGCTACCTATCCGGGAACCGGCAAACGGATCGATTATTTTTGGACACACAAAGAAAGTACCTTTAAGGTGTTGGATTATGTCGTACTCTACGAGCCGACTACCTCCGACCACCAACCCGTGATCGTTACTTATTCTTTCGAAAAATGA
- a CDS encoding proton-conducting transporter transmembrane domain-containing protein yields the protein MTSFLHIFILLPILGFIISLLVPAPKEGTISGVAFGTVGLHLASTVGFIGYWLFNGHPVLNIKDIVLFKSTGYEFFIDFCFDEIAATYLFVGSFLTFLVTIYSRYYLHRESGYKRFFNTILFFYTGYNIAILSGNLETLFIGWEILGISSFLLIAFYRDRYLPVKNAVKVFSIYRIGDVGLILAMWMSHHLFHENITFLKLNNYELVHEHLQSHTWIGVFISIMILVSAAAKSAQLPFSSWLPRAMEGPTPSTAIFYGSLSVHLGVFLLLRTYPFWEHQLSVRILIGLLGLLTAVITTGIARVQSSVKSQIAYASIAQIGLIFIEVAAGLEMLAMFHFAGNAFLRTYQLLVSPSVVSYLIREQFYNFSPRARSIEHFFPKKLQYTLYLLSIKEWNLDSFMYRYLWNPLKMAGNRMNFLTVNRLLKFFIPTYVIGIFCLYNEEMIPDTVHAYLPIFFSLIGLLMVLKSFTERRKAPMSWLLVILNHFWIALAISFNEHFKNEQTLLYLSGIIVSGIVGYFCLNTLKSIEGNIDLDQFHGHSYKHPKLAFIFLMACLGVSGFPITPTFIGEDLIFSHIHENQAILALSVSLSFIIDGLAIIRIYARVFLGPHVKSVYETAYRSS from the coding sequence ATGACGTCGTTCCTGCATATATTTATCTTACTGCCTATTCTCGGTTTTATTATCAGTCTGTTAGTACCCGCCCCGAAAGAAGGAACCATCTCGGGGGTCGCTTTTGGTACCGTTGGGTTGCATTTGGCAAGCACTGTCGGTTTTATAGGGTACTGGCTCTTCAACGGGCATCCTGTTTTGAACATCAAAGACATTGTTCTTTTTAAGTCAACGGGTTACGAGTTTTTTATTGATTTCTGCTTTGACGAGATCGCCGCTACGTATCTTTTTGTGGGTTCGTTTTTGACATTTCTGGTCACTATATACAGTCGGTATTACCTCCACCGGGAAAGCGGCTATAAGCGTTTTTTCAATACCATTCTTTTCTTCTATACAGGGTATAATATTGCCATCCTTTCGGGAAATCTCGAAACGCTTTTCATCGGTTGGGAGATATTGGGTATTTCTTCGTTTTTACTGATCGCCTTTTACAGAGACCGCTACCTGCCCGTTAAAAATGCGGTAAAAGTATTTTCCATTTATCGAATCGGTGACGTGGGCCTGATCCTGGCCATGTGGATGAGTCACCACTTATTCCACGAAAATATTACGTTTCTGAAACTGAACAATTATGAGCTTGTCCATGAGCACCTCCAAAGCCATACATGGATCGGGGTTTTTATTTCAATCATGATCCTGGTCTCGGCAGCAGCCAAATCTGCGCAGCTTCCTTTTTCCTCGTGGCTGCCGCGCGCCATGGAAGGTCCTACGCCCTCAACGGCCATTTTTTACGGTTCTCTTTCGGTCCATTTAGGCGTATTTTTACTGTTGAGAACCTATCCTTTCTGGGAGCACCAACTTTCCGTACGGATTTTAATTGGCCTATTGGGACTGTTGACCGCCGTTATTACCACCGGCATCGCCCGGGTTCAGTCGTCGGTCAAAAGCCAGATTGCGTATGCTTCCATTGCTCAGATCGGCTTAATCTTTATTGAAGTGGCGGCGGGTCTGGAGATGCTGGCCATGTTTCATTTTGCCGGCAACGCTTTTTTAAGAACGTATCAGTTATTGGTTTCACCGTCGGTAGTAAGCTACCTGATTCGCGAACAATTTTACAATTTCTCACCGCGTGCACGCTCCATCGAACATTTCTTTCCCAAAAAACTGCAATACACGCTCTATTTATTAAGCATCAAGGAGTGGAATCTGGATTCGTTCATGTACCGATACTTATGGAATCCATTGAAAATGGCCGGCAACCGGATGAACTTTCTGACCGTCAATCGACTGTTGAAATTCTTCATTCCAACGTATGTGATCGGGATATTCTGTCTCTATAATGAGGAAATGATTCCCGACACCGTTCATGCCTACCTGCCGATTTTCTTTTCATTGATCGGCTTATTGATGGTGCTGAAATCATTTACCGAACGACGAAAAGCACCCATGAGCTGGCTTCTGGTCATCCTGAATCACTTTTGGATCGCTCTGGCTATTTCGTTCAATGAGCATTTCAAAAATGAGCAAACGCTGTTGTATTTAAGCGGCATCATTGTATCGGGAATTGTCGGCTATTTCTGTCTCAATACGCTCAAATCCATTGAAGGCAATATTGACCTTGACCAATTTCACGGGCATTCCTACAAACATCCCAAACTGGCGTTTATTTTCCTGATGGCGTGTTTGGGGGTTTCGGGTTTTCCCATTACGCCTACTTTCATCGGAGAGGATTTGATTTTCAGTCATATCCATGAAAACCAAGCCATTCTGGCTCTATCTGTGTCTCTGAGTTTTATCATTGATGGACTCGCCATCATCCGGATTTATGCCCGGGTCTTCCTGGGCCCTCACGTAAAATCGGTCTATGAAACTGCTTATCGTTCCTCGTAA
- a CDS encoding GMC oxidoreductase has product MSYLNIDSVKERTYDAIVIGSGISGGWAAKELCEKGLKTLVLERGRDVQHVTDYPTANKHPWEFEHRGQVPLEIRNQYPKGRASFMREETLHWAIKPDEQPFVEEQPFTWTRGYHVGGKSLLWARQTQRWSDFDFEGPVRDGFATDWPIRYKDIAPWYSHVEKFAGISGNKDGLPELPDGEFLPGIELSCIEKHFQEAVSKNYKDRHVIQGRCAHITDPQPIHADQGRAKCQHRNLCNRGCPFGGYFSSNASTLPWAAKTGNMTLRPHSVVHSIIVDEKKQKASGVRVVDANTNEMIEFYAKIIFVNGSALNSNLILLNSISNRFPNGLGNDSGTLGKYIAWHNYRGRMSAEYDGYYDKMTDGKNPSNAYIPRFRNLHKQESDFLRGYATGIGGGRGRSAQQAGIGEDLKEALLHPQLGNWNISAWMMGETIPIESNHVRLDANLKDKYGIPQLVTSVKWTENDDKMVKDYLEQLTEMFTLAGFKNIRGSDSHSNPGSDIHEMGGIRMGKDPKTSMLNEWNQVHSCKNVFVTDGACMTSTGTQNPSLTYMALTARAADYAVKQLKKRKL; this is encoded by the coding sequence ATGTCATATTTAAACATAGATTCCGTTAAAGAACGTACGTACGATGCCATCGTCATCGGCTCCGGCATTAGTGGTGGTTGGGCGGCCAAGGAATTGTGCGAAAAAGGACTCAAAACGCTCGTGCTCGAACGCGGCCGCGACGTGCAGCACGTGACGGATTATCCCACCGCCAACAAACACCCGTGGGAATTTGAACACCGTGGGCAGGTGCCGTTGGAGATTCGGAATCAATACCCCAAAGGACGCGCCAGTTTTATGCGCGAAGAAACCCTGCATTGGGCCATTAAGCCTGATGAGCAGCCTTTTGTGGAAGAACAACCCTTTACCTGGACGCGCGGCTACCACGTAGGCGGCAAATCGCTGCTGTGGGCGCGCCAAACGCAGCGATGGTCGGATTTTGATTTTGAAGGCCCCGTCCGCGACGGATTTGCCACCGATTGGCCCATTCGCTATAAAGATATTGCGCCTTGGTACAGCCACGTCGAGAAATTTGCGGGGATTTCCGGCAATAAAGACGGTCTGCCCGAACTACCCGATGGCGAATTTTTACCGGGTATTGAATTAAGCTGCATTGAAAAGCATTTTCAGGAAGCCGTTTCCAAAAACTACAAAGACCGCCACGTAATTCAGGGGCGTTGTGCGCACATCACCGACCCGCAGCCCATCCATGCTGACCAAGGTCGCGCCAAATGCCAACATCGTAATCTGTGCAATCGTGGCTGTCCGTTTGGCGGTTATTTCAGCAGCAATGCCTCCACCTTGCCATGGGCAGCCAAAACGGGTAACATGACCCTGCGGCCGCATTCAGTGGTACATTCGATTATTGTTGACGAGAAAAAACAGAAAGCTTCCGGGGTACGGGTTGTAGATGCAAACACGAATGAGATGATCGAATTTTACGCCAAAATCATCTTTGTCAACGGCTCGGCGCTCAACAGTAATTTGATTTTGTTGAATTCCATTTCCAATCGTTTCCCCAATGGCTTGGGCAACGACAGTGGAACCTTAGGAAAATACATCGCGTGGCACAATTACCGCGGACGAATGAGCGCGGAGTACGACGGCTATTACGACAAAATGACCGACGGCAAAAACCCCAGTAACGCCTACATTCCCCGTTTCAGAAACCTGCATAAACAGGAAAGTGATTTTCTGCGCGGCTACGCCACGGGCATCGGTGGAGGACGGGGACGGAGTGCGCAACAGGCAGGCATTGGAGAAGACCTCAAAGAAGCACTCCTGCATCCGCAGTTGGGCAACTGGAACATCAGCGCGTGGATGATGGGCGAAACCATTCCCATCGAAAGCAATCACGTGCGCCTCGACGCCAATCTGAAAGACAAATACGGTATTCCGCAGTTGGTGACGTCGGTGAAATGGACCGAAAATGACGACAAAATGGTCAAGGATTATCTGGAACAACTCACGGAGATGTTTACGCTGGCGGGTTTTAAGAACATTCGAGGCTCGGATTCGCATTCTAACCCCGGTTCAGATATTCACGAGATGGGCGGTATTCGGATGGGTAAAGACCCCAAAACGTCGATGCTAAACGAGTGGAATCAGGTACACAGCTGTAAAAACGTATTCGTGACCGACGGGGCCTGCATGACCTCCACCGGCACCCAAAATCCGTCTCTGACTTACATGGCCCTCACCGCACGCGCGGCAGATTACGCCGTGAAGCAATTGAAAAAACGAAAGTTATAA